Proteins from a genomic interval of Candidatus Gracilibacteria bacterium:
- a CDS encoding polyribonucleotide nucleotidyltransferase encodes MATVQSVSTELFGRTLTIETGFLAIQAHGSVTVRLGDTVVLATATMALEPRPYGGYFPLTVDFEEKYYAAGKIKGSRFVKREGRPSDNAVLVSRMIDRPIRPLFPKKMTNDVQLIVSTLSADLVVPPDTIGITAASAALMLSGIPFAGPVAGVRIGYAAVEPNGPEQLIVNPTYEQINTGKLNLVVAGTKDAVTMVEAASKEVSEDILLQALELAHKEIVKMCELQLELVGKVTVEKKEPNFLETNEAAVQAVDAFVNKEMLDTIGGKTKHDVKEKIHAIEEQLFEKYAAQIEAEEFTKGDLKEILNERMEKNMRSNILEKEYRLDGRAISEIRPISISLDVLPRPHGSALFQRGETQSLTITTLGAPGAAQIIDTMDEDITKRYIHHYNFPPFSVGETKPLRGPSRRDIGHGDLSERSLDPMIPEKEAFPYTIMCVSEITSCNGSSSMASVCGSTLSLMAAGVPLIRPVAGVAMGLVVKDKTNASAGYKILTDIQGMEDFAGDMDFKVTGTSEGINALQMDIKVKGLSIEIMREALGRAKEARLFILAEMAKAISTPRTQLSQYAPLITTIQIEPEQIRTVIGKGGETIQKITEQCGVEIDIEQTGLVMVTAPDQASGEKAVKWIHDLTYIPKAGEEFDGTVMRLMDFGAFVEFMPGKEGLVHISELAWSRVNKVEDVVKLGDKLKVKLMEVDSMGRYNLSHRATLPPPPGGVPPPPAGGYGGPRPGGRPPMRGGPRR; translated from the coding sequence ATGGCAACTGTTCAATCGGTTTCCACCGAACTCTTCGGTCGTACATTGACGATCGAGACCGGTTTTTTGGCGATCCAGGCTCATGGATCGGTCACGGTTCGCTTGGGCGACACCGTGGTTTTGGCTACGGCCACCATGGCCCTCGAACCCCGACCTTATGGCGGGTATTTTCCACTCACCGTGGATTTTGAAGAAAAATATTATGCCGCCGGAAAAATCAAAGGCAGCCGTTTCGTAAAACGCGAAGGCCGCCCGTCCGATAACGCGGTGTTGGTTTCACGCATGATCGACCGCCCGATCCGTCCTCTTTTCCCAAAAAAGATGACCAATGACGTGCAGTTGATTGTGTCGACTTTGTCAGCCGACCTCGTGGTGCCTCCGGATACGATTGGTATTACCGCTGCTTCTGCGGCCTTGATGTTGTCCGGAATCCCGTTTGCCGGACCTGTGGCCGGTGTTCGCATCGGATACGCGGCTGTTGAACCCAATGGCCCGGAACAACTCATCGTCAACCCCACGTACGAACAAATCAATACCGGAAAACTCAATCTCGTGGTCGCCGGAACCAAAGACGCGGTCACCATGGTGGAAGCCGCTTCTAAAGAGGTTTCCGAAGACATTTTGTTGCAAGCCCTTGAGTTGGCGCACAAAGAAATTGTGAAAATGTGCGAACTTCAGCTCGAATTGGTTGGGAAAGTGACGGTGGAGAAAAAAGAACCCAATTTCCTCGAAACCAACGAAGCCGCGGTTCAAGCCGTGGATGCGTTTGTGAATAAAGAAATGCTCGACACCATTGGCGGAAAGACCAAGCATGATGTGAAAGAAAAAATTCATGCGATTGAAGAACAACTTTTTGAAAAATACGCGGCGCAAATCGAGGCCGAGGAATTTACAAAAGGCGATCTCAAAGAAATTTTGAATGAACGCATGGAAAAGAATATGCGTTCCAATATTTTGGAAAAGGAATATCGCTTGGATGGACGCGCGATCAGCGAAATTCGTCCGATTTCCATTTCACTCGATGTGTTGCCCAGACCGCACGGGTCTGCGTTGTTCCAACGAGGAGAAACCCAATCCCTCACCATCACGACTTTGGGGGCTCCGGGTGCTGCGCAAATCATCGACACCATGGATGAAGACATCACCAAACGTTACATTCACCATTACAACTTCCCGCCGTTCTCGGTGGGGGAGACCAAGCCCTTGCGTGGGCCTTCTCGCCGCGACATTGGGCATGGCGATTTGTCCGAACGCTCGCTCGACCCCATGATTCCGGAAAAAGAAGCGTTTCCGTATACCATTATGTGTGTGTCTGAAATCACAAGTTGCAATGGATCCAGTTCCATGGCTTCGGTCTGCGGATCCACGCTGTCTTTGATGGCAGCTGGGGTTCCGCTCATCCGCCCTGTGGCCGGAGTGGCCATGGGATTGGTGGTGAAAGACAAGACCAATGCCAGCGCCGGATACAAGATTCTCACGGACATTCAAGGTATGGAGGATTTTGCCGGGGATATGGATTTCAAAGTCACGGGAACGAGCGAAGGAATCAATGCTTTGCAGATGGATATTAAGGTGAAAGGCCTTTCCATCGAGATCATGAGAGAAGCTTTGGGCCGCGCCAAAGAAGCACGGTTGTTCATTTTGGCTGAAATGGCAAAAGCCATTTCGACCCCGAGAACTCAATTGTCTCAATACGCGCCGTTGATCACCACGATTCAAATTGAACCTGAACAAATTCGCACAGTCATTGGAAAGGGTGGCGAAACGATCCAAAAGATCACGGAACAATGCGGAGTGGAAATCGACATTGAACAAACCGGATTGGTCATGGTCACGGCTCCGGATCAGGCCAGTGGCGAAAAAGCCGTGAAATGGATTCACGACCTCACCTACATCCCCAAAGCCGGGGAAGAATTTGACGGCACCGTGATGCGTTTGATGGACTTTGGAGCGTTTGTGGAATTCATGCCCGGCAAAGAAGGGTTGGTCCATATTTCCGAATTGGCTTGGAGTCGCGTGAATAAAGTTGAAGACGTGGTCAAATTGGGAGACAAACTCAAAGTGAAACTCATGGAAGTCGATTCCATGGGCCGTTACAACTTGTCGCACCGAGCCACATTGCCACCTCCCCCTGGAGGAGTGCCGCCTCCGCCAGCCGGTGGATACGGTGGGCCGAGGCCGGGAGGACGACCGCCGATGAGAGGCGGGCCGCGCCGTTAA